One genomic window of Amyelois transitella isolate CPQ chromosome 8, ilAmyTran1.1, whole genome shotgun sequence includes the following:
- the LOC132901991 gene encoding uncharacterized protein LOC132901991, whose translation MKNDQFRICKPEGKLPKEWTKRTVLSCIATFFDPLGLAGPIVTKAKEFIQKLWIEKLSWDDPLPDKLLLSWNNFFCDLMNMDPLIIDRNLKICNADHVDLIGYCDASNIAFGSCVYIRAIHGKMVHVSLVCSKSRIAPVNAKISIPKLELNGAVLLAKLFKKILSLFHNVNFRYKYLFTDSQIVLWWLKSDNKPQYIQNRVRTINELTKECNWFHVNGSNNPVDCLSRGLNPTQLASCQIWWQGPQELYDVNFIPKEISLNKVISDDIDDLNVVNCSIQQEMFPISNVSTLTRLQRIYAYVLRFINNCKLAKDDRNLRNLTASEIRYSMSRLIVYIQSLHFNQELKCMAKNIPIKTNVKSLNPFLDKLGIMRVAGRLENANVPYNQKYPIILPNKCHFTTLIIRNEHLSLLHSGLKLTLSSLVQRYYIVSAVREIKKVVHRCTICFKFRAERASQLMGSLPGARITQDRVFNQIGMDYCGPFQIKQSTLRRSIISKGYVLVIVCFVTKCIHLELVSDLTTECFLAAFKRFCSRRGIPATVFCDNASTFKGANNKLRQLYLLNNSQVHKDNVSDFCTTRGIEFKFIPSYSPTFGGLFEASVKLFKYHFKRVIGEICFTYEQFYTLMVQIEGILNSRPLTSLSQDVNDFSFLTPAHFLCGAPINSIPEPDLTSNSNTNILKFWRKCTKIQQDFWKAWHKNYLSQLISRPKWHKAKQNIRMGDLVLLIGDNCSPLKWPVARVINLYPGSDGKVRVVEVKYGQSVHKRAINKVAVLPIYDD comes from the coding sequence ATGAAAAATGATCAATTTAGAATATGCAAGCCAGAAGGTAAACTCCCTAAAGAGTGGACGAAACGAACTGTCTTAAGTTGTATTGCGACATTTTTTGACCCTTTAGGCCTCGCTGGCCCTATTGTCACAAAGGCAAaagaatttatacaaaaactatGGATTGAAAAACTGTCTTGGGATGATCCACTACCtgataaattgttattatcttggaataattttttttgtgatttaatgAATATGGATCCCCTTATAATAGACCgaaatcttaaaatatgtaatgctGACCATGTAGATCTAATTGGCTATTGTGACGCATCAAATATTGCATTTGGCAGTTGTGTTTATATAAGAGCTATACATGGAAAAATGGTGCATGTATCATTAGTTTGTAGTAAATCAAGAATTGCCCCTGTTAATGCAAAAATATCCATACCGAAACTAGAGTTAAATGGTGCAGTATTGCTGGCCAAattgtttaagaaaatattatcattatttcataatgttaattttagatataagtatttgtttactGATTCTCAGATAGTACTTTGGTGGTTGAAATCTGATAATAAGCCacaatatattcaaaatagaGTACGTACTATCAATGAATTAACGAAAGAATGTAATTGGTTTCATGTTAATGGGTCAAACAATCCGGTTGATTGCTTGTCTAGGGGTTTAAATCCCACTCAATTGGCTTCTTGCCAAATTTGGTGGCAAGGGCCACAAGAACTTTATGATGTAAATTTCATTCCCAAagaaattagtttaaataaggTTATATCAGACGATATTGATGATCTCAATGTTGTTAATTGTAGCATACAACAAGAAATGTTTCCTATTTCAAATGTATCAACGTTAACTAGGTTGCAACGTATATATGCTTATGTTcttagatttataaataactgtaAACTTGCCAAAGATGATAGGAATTTAAGAAATCTCACTGCTTCTGAAATTAGATACTCAATGTCACGCTTGATTGTGTACATTCAATCTTTACACTTTAATCAAGAACTTAAATGTATGGCaaaaaacatacctataaaaacaaatgttaaatCTCTTAATCCTTTCTTAGACAAATTAGGGATAATGCGCGTTGCGGGAAGGTTGGAAAATGCCAATGTGCCTTATAATCAAAAGTATCCAATAATTTTACCAAATAAATGTCATTTTACAACACTTATCATACGCAATGAGCACTTGTCACTATTGCATTCAggattaaaattaactttgtcTAGTTTAGTGCAAAGGTATTATATTGTAAGTGCAgtaagagaaataaaaaaggtagtTCATAGATGTACCATATGTTTCAAATTTAGAGCAGAACGGGCTAGCCAATTAATGGGATCACTACCTGGTGCTCGAATTACTCAGGATAGGGTGTTCAATCAGATTGGAATGGATTATTGTgggccatttcaaattaaacagtCAACTCTTCGCAGATCCATTATTAGTAAAGGCTATGTGCTAGTAATAGTTTGCTTTGTAACTAAATGCATTCATTTAGAGTTAGTATCTGATCTCACTACTGAATGTTTTTTGGCAgcttttaaaagattttgctCCAGGCGAGGAATCCCAGCTACCGTTTTCTGTGATAATGCATCAACTTTTAAAGGTGCTAATAATAAGTTAAGGCAATTATatcttttgaataattctCAAGTCCACAAGGACAATGTTTCAGATTTTTGTACAACAAGGGGAATTGAGTTCAAATTCATTCCATCTTATAGCCCTACTTTTGGAGGACTTTTTGAAGCTTctgttaaactttttaaataccaTTTTAAGCGCGTTATTGGAGAAATTTGCTTCACATATGAACAGTTCTACACATTAATGGTTCAAATTGAGGGAATATTGAACTCAAGACCTTTGACATCATTATCACAAGATGttaatgatttttcttttttgactCCGGCTCATTTTTTGTGTGGAGCTCCAATAAATAGTATTCCTGAACCAGATTTGACCTCTAACagtaacacaaatattttgaagttCTGGAGAAAATGTACAAAGATCCAACAGGATTTTTGGAAGGCGTggcataaaaattatttgtctcAGCTTATATCACGGCCCAAATGGCATAAGGCTAAGCAGAATATTAGAATGGGGGATTTGGTTTTATTAATTGGAGATAACTGCTCTCCACTTAAATGGCCTGTTGCTAGAGTCATAAATTTATATCCAGGCTCAGACGGTAAAGTAAGAGTAGTGGAGGTCAAGTATGGTCAGAGTGTTCACAAACGAGCCATAAACAAGGTAGCTGTATTGCCAATTTATGATgattaa